Proteins encoded in a region of the Labeo rohita strain BAU-BD-2019 chromosome 22, IGBB_LRoh.1.0, whole genome shotgun sequence genome:
- the nbl1 gene encoding neuroblastoma suppressor of tumorigenicity 1, translating into MWPRVLLACLLLELCGAAPHAHINRLALFPDKSAWCEAKNITQIVGHTGCTPRSIQNRACLGQCFSYSVPNTFPQSTESLVHCDSCMPAQTQWEVVTLDCSGSDEAPRVDKLVERILHCSCQSCSKESSQEGALLQLYPSEGALETPSLSDATHTQHAHMHADAHLDVHAPEAG; encoded by the exons ATGTGGCCGCGCGTTCTGCTGGCGTGTTTGCTGCTGGAGTTGTGCGGCGCGGCTCCGCACGCTCACATCAACCGCCTCGCGCTCTTCCCCGACAAAAGCGCCTGGTGCGAAGCCAAAAACATCACGCAGATCGTCGGACACACGGGCTGCACGCCACGATCCATCCAAAACAG ggcctgTCTGGGTCAGTGTTTCAGCTACAGTGTGCCCAACACCTTCCCACAATCCACCGAGTCTCTGGTCCATTGCGACTCCTGCATGCCGGCGCAGACGCAGTGGGAGGTG GTGACTCTGGACTGCTCGGGCAGCGACGAAGCCCCGCGCGTGGATAAGTTAGTGGAGCGCATCCTCCACTGCAGCTGCCAGTCGTGCAGTAAAGAGAGCAGCCAGGAGGGGGCGCTGCTGCAGCTGTACCCGTCAGAGGGAGCGCTGGAGACGCCGTCGCTGTCGGACGCCACGCACACGCAGCACGCTCACATGCACGCCGACGCGCATTTAGACGTACACGCGCCCGAGGCCGGCTGA
- the LOC127153793 gene encoding transmembrane protein 88B isoform X1, producing MMCGMTVLLDDGGGDEDFDVGDGIRMLPPPPAQCDGGVWGARRGHCGCVLWTLVLLLWNVLLLLVCVGLMFLIFSLILLPAALLLYAGFLCHSRVVASQAAFCRYLDDNSCSALIILGFVMMSPLVVVAAATFCALLRRLHLLLYFQPIAEARYKGRGLGWRRDIHAWV from the exons AT gatGTGTGGTATGACGGTCCTTTTAGATGATGGTGGAGGCGATGAAGACTTTGATGTGGGTGACGGGATCCGGATGCTGCCGCCTCCTCCGGCTCAGTGTGATGGTGGGGTTTGGGGGGCCCGGCGGGGTCACTGCGGGTGTGTGCTCTGGACGCTGGTGCTGCTGCTGTGGAACGTCCTGCTGTTGCTGGTTTGTGTGGGGCTGATGTTCCTGATCTTTAGCCTCATTCTGCTGCCCGCCGCCCTGCTGCTGTACGCCGGTTTCCTGTGCCACTCACGG GTTGTGGCTTCACAGGCTGCTTTCTGCCGTTACCTTGACGACAACAGCTGCTCTGCCCTCATCATCCTGGGTTTTGTCATGATGTCTCCGCTGGTCGTGGTTGCTGCGGCAACATTCTGCGCTCTTCTCAGGCGGCTTCACCTTCTCTTATATTTTCAGCCAATCGCCGAAGCGCGGTATAAAGGGCGGGGCTTGGGCTGGAGGCGGGACATCCACGCCTGGGTTTGA
- the LOC127153793 gene encoding transmembrane protein 88B isoform X2 encodes MCGMTVLLDDGGGDEDFDVGDGIRMLPPPPAQCDGGVWGARRGHCGCVLWTLVLLLWNVLLLLVCVGLMFLIFSLILLPAALLLYAGFLCHSRVVASQAAFCRYLDDNSCSALIILGFVMMSPLVVVAAATFCALLRRLHLLLYFQPIAEARYKGRGLGWRRDIHAWV; translated from the exons atGTGTGGTATGACGGTCCTTTTAGATGATGGTGGAGGCGATGAAGACTTTGATGTGGGTGACGGGATCCGGATGCTGCCGCCTCCTCCGGCTCAGTGTGATGGTGGGGTTTGGGGGGCCCGGCGGGGTCACTGCGGGTGTGTGCTCTGGACGCTGGTGCTGCTGCTGTGGAACGTCCTGCTGTTGCTGGTTTGTGTGGGGCTGATGTTCCTGATCTTTAGCCTCATTCTGCTGCCCGCCGCCCTGCTGCTGTACGCCGGTTTCCTGTGCCACTCACGG GTTGTGGCTTCACAGGCTGCTTTCTGCCGTTACCTTGACGACAACAGCTGCTCTGCCCTCATCATCCTGGGTTTTGTCATGATGTCTCCGCTGGTCGTGGTTGCTGCGGCAACATTCTGCGCTCTTCTCAGGCGGCTTCACCTTCTCTTATATTTTCAGCCAATCGCCGAAGCGCGGTATAAAGGGCGGGGCTTGGGCTGGAGGCGGGACATCCACGCCTGGGTTTGA